Within the Arthrobacter caoxuetaonis genome, the region TGTTCGACGGCGTTCTGGACACTCTCCAGCCGCACGTTCCCGCTGCCGTAGTCCGCGACGAATGGATTGGGCATGTTGGCACAATCCCCCGCAGCCACCGTGACACCGTCCGAGGCAACCGCGCTCGAATCCACCACAACGCCGTTGCTGACTTCCAGGCCAAGACGTTCGGCCAGTTCGGTGCGTGGAAGCACCCCCACCCCGATGACGACGACCTCGGCTGGGACTGTGGGGCCTTGAGCAAGCTCAACTCCTGTAACTCGGCCGTCTTCGCCAGCGATACGGACAATTTCCGCGTTCAGTAAAACTGTTGTTCCGCGGCGCCGGTGTGCCCAGAGATAGAAATCGCTCGTCGTTTCGGCAACCGCCCGGCCCACCAGCCGGGGCGCGGCCTCAATGATAGTTACTTGTTTGCCGGCCGCCCGGGCAGCGGTGGCCACCTCCAGCCCAATGAATCCGCCACCAATGACCGCCACGCTGCGGGCCTTGCCGAGCAAGCTGTGCAGGGACGCTGCCTGGTCTGCATCGCGCAGATAGCACACACCCTCCATCTCCGCCCCGGCAAGAGGGAGCTTCCGCGGAGCTGCACCGGTGGTCAGTGCGAGCCTCGTAAAAGGGAACACCCTCCCGCTCACGCCGACGGCGGTGCCGCCGTCGGTGCCCCTAGAGATATCCACGATTTCTTCCCCTGTGACCAATTCAATCCCCTGCTGGTCAAACCACTCCTCGGTTCGGAAGGTCAGCGAGGCTGCGGTCGCTTCCCCCTTGAGGAAGGCTTTGGACAGGGCAGGCCGCTGGTAGGGGAGGTAGGACTCTTCGCCGACCAGCACAATGGGCGCCGCATCCCCGAGCTCCCGCAGGGTGGTAGCCAGTTGAACTCCGGCCTGGCAGTTTCCGATGATCAGGGTCGCGCCGGTGGAGTTGCTCGTTTCCATCACTTAGACCTGCGTTTCCGGGATCCGGACCCTGATATCCACGTCTACCCGAAGCTGGCAGGAGAGCCGGCTGCCTTCTTCCCGCTCGGCTGCCGCGCAGTCAAGCATCTCGTCCTCCACGGCGGAGATCTCCGGCAGCCTCGCCCGGTCACCTGGTTCGACGTAAACGTGGCAGGTGGCGCACATTGCGCTGCCGCCGCACTCGGCAACGATCCCCGGAACGCCGGAGGAGACTGCCGTGCGCATAACGCTGGCGCTTGCTTCGGCTTCGACAATCATTTCAGTGCCGTCAGGCTGGATATAGGTTACTTTTGGCATCTTTGGCTCCGGGAGTTCAGACGGACGGGGTGAGGCGCAGCGGCAGGGAATCTAGTCCGCGGAGCGTGTTGTTGAGCTGTTGGATAGGCGCGCCGATAATCTCGATCTTCTGCACACGTCGGGCCAGTGCCGAGAGGATACACTCGCCCTCCATCCGTGCGAGCATCTGACCTAGGCAGGCATGGATACCGAAGCCGAAACCGACATGGCCCATGGTTTTGCGGGTGATGTCGAAGACCTCCGGGTTTTCCCATCTACGGGGATCACGGTTTGCCGCGGCAATGAACATTAGGATTTTGGCGCCCTCAGGAATTTTGATGCCTGAAAGTTCCGTGTCTCTGGACGTGGTGCGGAAGAACGTCTGGACTGGTGATTCGTACCGGATCGTCTCTTCGAACGCGGCTCGCGCCAGCGACGGGTCATTGTGCAGCAGCCGGTACTGATCCGGATGTTGGGCAAGACACAGCAGTGCATTGCCGATCCCGTGGACGGTGGTGTCCACGCCGGCGGAAAGGAAGGAGCGCAGCAGCCTGGCTGAGTCCTCCGCTTCATAGCCAGCTTCGGCAGCGGCGGCGTGGATCCGGTTGCCCAAACCGTCCCCGCTGAGCGCCCCCGGCTGGCACTGCTCCATAACCCAGCCGGCGGCCTTTGACCCTCTTTCCATGGCCTTTTCGAAATGTCCGTTCCTTGGCCCGAACGTGTTAAAAACCATGGACCCGTAGGGCAGCAGGTTCTCGCGTCCTTCCTTGGGTAACCCGACAAAGTCAGGAAAGACCTCAAGCGGATATGCCTCAGCCAGGTCTCTGACTCCGTCAATATCGCCACTTGCCGCGACCTGTTCCACCATGCGATCCGCTCGTTCCTGGAAGCCGACCTTGAGCTCGCGAAGGAATTTGGGGCTCAGTATGCTCGTCACAACGTGCCGTGCCCTGGTGTGCTCCGGGGGATCCGCCTCCAGCAGGAGGCTCGGGGCCCGCCAGGGTTTGTCTTTGCGGAAATCCGTGATGCCGACGCCCGCCGAGGAAATGAAAGTCTCATGGTTTGAGAACACCTGCGAAACCTCGTCATGGCGGGCGACTGCCCAGACTTGGTAACGATCCAACCATGTCACCGGACCTGCTTCGCGCAACTGAGAATGGGCTTCGTATGGGTCGGCCAGAAAGGTATCGGCGAACGGGTCCAGATCGAGAACCGGGATATCGGATTCTGTTGTTGCAGTCATGTGTCCTCCTAGTCCGCGAGCAGTGGACGGGTGTCCAATGTGGTGTCGATGATCTTGTATTTGTGCATCAGATCTGCAGTTTTCTGCAGCTGATCACCGTCGAGGTTGCCCTGGAAACTGGGCATTTCGATTTGTTCCACGACTTCTGCGGGGACCTTGGTAAAGGTGGGGACCAGCTCAACCAGCCGCGGACGGTTGTCCTGGAGTTCCTCCGCTGATACAGCAATGGCCTTGCGGAAACCTTCGACTGCGTCGGGGTTCTCCTGCAGGAATTGTTCCGTCGTGAGCCATCCTGCCACCGGCATTCCGTCGACCGGCCCAGTGAACAGGTTTGAGATTTTGACGAAGCCAGCCGCTTCCGCACTGGCCTGGAATGGCTCAACCTGCCAGATGGCGTCCACAGCTCCGCGCTCCAGGGCTGCCTGCATATCCGGGTATGGCATCTCGATCAGGTCCACGGCCGAAGAATCCAGTCCGGCATCCTCAAGCAGCGCGTAGACGGCGACGGAACCGATGTTCTGGAGATTGTTCACCGCGAATGTCTTGCCGGCGAGATCCTCTATCCCGGTGATGCCTGAATCCTTAGCCACAAAGATTCCGTGGTCGGCCGCGCCGACGTCGTTCCCGGAAATGAAGCGCACCGGCAGCCCCTGCTTTACCGCCAGCAGCGCCGAGGTGTAGTTGGCATAGGTGACGTCGACGCCGCCCGAGACCAGGTTTGGGATCGCGGCGGCCCCACCCTGAGTCTGGACGAGTTCGACTTCGAGGTCTTCGGCAGCAAATAGGCCATTCTTCTCCGCATGCACCGCGGTAGAGGTGTGCACCAAAGGGAAATAGCCGACCTTCACAGTTACGTCTGATGCCGCCTGCGAAGACCCGCACGCGGCTAGCCCCAGCGTTGCTGCAGAAAGAGCCGCGATTGTGAAGTAACGCTGGAAATTTCCGCGTGCAATCATCGTTTTCCTTTCAAAGGGCGCCTCATTGCGCCTGATCAATGTCCTGCTAATAAGCGGTTTTCAGATCGAACCCCCTCGCCCGAGTATGAGATGTGTCACAATGCTGGCTCCAGCTAGTTTCCGTTGAAAGGAAAATATGGCCAACGGTTCTTCGGGGCGGTCAGCACTCAGCAGGATTATGCAGATTCTGGGCACCTTTGACGTAAATTCCGCATTCCTTACCGTGTCCCAGCTGTCACAGCGAAGCGGTCTGCCGCTCGCAACTACACACCGGGTGGTGTCGGAACTCGAGCAGTTTGGCTTGCTTGAACGGGAACGGGACAAGACTTATCGGATAGGCGTACGCCTGTGGGAAATCGCCTGCCGTACACCGGGTGCCCTGGGGATCCGTGAAATAGCCATGCCCTATCTTCAGGAAATCCACTTCGCCGTGCGGCAGCATGCCCAGCTGGGCATCCTCCAAGGCCATGATGTGCTCTTCCTGGAACGACTTTCGACCCGGAACGCCGTTGTGAATGTGACGCTCATTGGCGGGCGGCTGCCCCTGCACGCCTCCTCCAGCGGACTGGTTCTCCTCGCGCACGGGCCCGGCAGTCTCCAAGATGAGGTACTTTCCTCAGAGCTCGTGAAATACACAAAAGATACGGTCCAGAGTCCGGCGCACCTCCGCCGGTTGCTGGCCCAAATCCGCGAACAGGGCCATGCAGTCGGCAATGGCTTCATCCATCCCCATGCCCGGGGAATAGCCGTCCCGGTTTACGGGATGCAGGAAACGGTCGTTGCCGCCATCAGCGTGGTGATTCCCAATGACGCTACTCCGACGCTTCCGACGGTACGCCTGCTAAAGGACGCCGCCCACCAGGTTTCAACGGCGTTGCGGGCCGCCTACCTACCGCTAGGCGACCCCCACGACCCCCAGTCGACCGTTGGCGGCAAATACCGCACTCTGGTGAACTCCTCCATGAATTCCATGGACTTCTTTGCGCGGCACCGGCAGAATCATTCGCTGTAAGTATGCGAAGTCGCGGCTAGTACGGCGTGTGCTGGTGCAGGGCAAGCTTCCACTCGCCGTCCTCCTTCGCATACACACTGCTCAGCAAGGCCGTGTAAGGAGTGCCCTCCCGGTCGGCCCGCACCTTGTAGGTGAGGACGCCGACGTCGTTCCCCAGGTAGTTCTCCAGCGGGTCGATGATCTCGAACGCCGACCAGGGCGGCCCGCCCATCGAATCGATGATCTGCTGGCGGTCCGTGATCCGCAGGCCGTTGGTCAGCATCACCACGGGCTCCCGGGCCAGCACCCGGGCATAGAACGCCGTTGCCGCCGCCGGCCCGGTGGACAGCGCGTGCCAGCCGGACGTCTCCAGTTCCACAAGTTCGTTTTCCATGGTCCGGCACTGTAGCCCGGGTCAGCGGGAGGAAACAGGGGCGGCCGGAATATCCGCAGTGCACCGGACGCTGACACCAACGTGAAGAAGATTGGATTCCTTTCCTTTGGCCACTATCAGGACGTTCCGGGGTCGCTGACGCCGACGGCCGGTGACGCGCTGCTGCAGGCCATCGACCTGGCGGTCGCGGCCGAAGAAGTCGGTGCCGACGGAGCGTTTGTGCGCGTGCACCATTTCGCCCCGCAGCAGGCCTCGCCGTTCCCGCTTCTCGCGGCGATGGCTGCCCGCACCAAGCGCATTGATCTGGGCACCGGCGTGATCGACATGAGGTACGAAAACCCGCTGTACATGGCTGAGGAAGCCGCGGCAACGGACCTGATCAGCGGCGGCAGGCTGCAGCTCGGCATCAGCCGGGGATCCCCCGAGCCTGCGCTGCGCGGCGCTGAGTCGTTCGGCTATGTACCCGGCGAGGGACAGACCGACGCCGATATGGCCCGGCACCACACCGATGTTTTCCGCGCGGCCATCATCGGCCGCGGCATGGCGCCCGCCAACCCGGAGATGACCGGGCACCGCGGACTGCTGCCCATCGAGCCCCAGTCCCCCGGCCTCAGCGACCGCATCTGGTGGGGTTCAGGCACCCGGGCAACGGCTAAGTGGACCGGCGAGCAGGGCATGAACCTGATGAGCTCCACCCTGCTGACCGAGGACACCGGCGTCCCCTTCGATGAGCTGCAGGCCGAGCAGATCCACGTCTACAAGGAAGCGTGGAAGGCTGCCGGCCATCCCGGGCAGGGCAAGGTCTCCGTGAGCCGGAGCATCATTCCCCTGGTTTCCGACGCCGACCGCCGTTACTTCGGTGTGCGTGCCCAGGTTGAAGGCCGGGATCAGGTGGGCAGGCTGGAGGGCGGCCTGGCCCGGTTCGGGCGCAGCTATGTGGGTGAGCCGGACGTGATCGCCAAGGAACTGGCCGCCGACGCTGCGGTCCAGCTTGCGGACACCGTGCTGGTCACGGTGCCGAACCAGCTGGGCGTGGACTACAACGCGGCGCTGCTGGAGAACATCGTCAAGCTCGTGGCTCCGGACGCCGGCTGGCGGTAGTCCGAGGGTTCATTCAGTGGCTCCCGTGACGGCGGCCGCGATCACTGCACCGGCGCTGTCTTCGACACCACCGCTCAGACGGATTGCGCTGATCTGCTCGAGCGGTGCGGCCAGCGGTACCGTGCGCGGTTGGCTATCGCAGGTCAGAGTGAAGGGGTCGATGCCGCTCCATGAGGACTCTGCGCGCACCATGGCGCCGAAGCTGGCTTCACCGCCACCGAAACAGGCCACACTGATGCCCTCGATGCGAGCCTCCGCCGGATAGCTCAGAGTCACTCCGTCAAATGGCACTTCCTCGCTCTGTGTGGCGCGCCAAGTACCGGCACCGAGGGAGCTCTCACTCGTCGCGGCAGTCTCGATGAAGGCGTCCGCCTGGGCCTGGGCTGTATCCCAGTCGGGTTCGGCCGGTGAGGCGCAGGACGCCAAACCGATCGAGAGCGTGGCAGGAATGACGAGCAGGGATCGGCGTCGGTGCATGGCGGTGATCGTAACACCAGCGCTCACAGCGATCTCAGCGCGCCGCGCCCCGGCGTCGTCATCCCCATCGAGAGGCCAGTTACGGCTCCTCTGAGCCCTCAAACGGGCCGTAAGTGGCCTCTCGGCGGAGGAAGAGAGGGCTACTTCTTCCGGCCGAAAACCAGGGACGCGAGCGCGGTCGCCGCAGTGACGGTGTAGACCGACGGCCAGGCGCCCATCTTCTTGGCGAGGGGATGCGAGAGCCCAAAGGCTGCCACATAGGTGGTGGTGAGGGCGACGGCGGTACCGGTGCCGGCGTCGCGCTTCCAGAGTGCAAACGCAGCTGCGCCCGCAACGGCGAGGACGGCTCCCCCGAGCTGCCGGTTGCCGGTGTCGCGGGCAGTCTTGTAGCCGCCGATCAGGCCGGCGGACGTGATGAGCGGGGTCAGCAAAGATGCCACGATTTCTCCTTGGGTTGGACTCCTTCCAGCCTAACCCCGCCCATCGAGAGGCCAGTTACGGCTCGTTTCAGTGCTGAAAAGAGCCGTAACTGGCCTCTCGGCGGTTGGGGCGGCGGTTGAGGGCAGGTGAGGGGAGAGCGCGGCAAATTCCGTTTGGGACCCTACCTATCAGCGGCAGCTCGGCGTTTACTGGAGAGCACCAAGAACCGAACCACAAGGGAGTGGAGATGGCTGATTCTGCACAGGCAGATCTGGACCGGGGCGTGGAAGCCTGGCTTGCCGCATTCAATACCGCGCTTCAGGACCGCAATGCCGCGGCGGCGGCAGATCTGTTCGAAGAAGACGGACTCTGGCGGGACTTCGTCTCCTTCACCTGGAACCTGAAAACCCTCGACGGACGGCAGCAGATCGCCGAAATGCTGGAAGCTGTCCTTGACGATGTGCAGCCCACCGGCTGGACCCTGGCCGAACCCGCGACGGGAGACGACGGTGTCACCGAAGCATGGATTACGTTCGAGACCGCACCCTCCCGCGGCTGGGGACACCTGCGGCTGCGCGACGGCAAGGCCTGGACCCTGCTCACCACCATGCAGGAGCTGAAGGGCTTCGAAGAGGAGAAAGGCGCCAACCGGCCCAAGGGCGTGGAACACACCATCGAGCGCGGGCGGAAGTCCTGGCTCGAGCAGAAACAGGAGCACCAGGCCCGGCTGGGCTATGAGGATCAGCCGTACTGCGTGATCGTGGGCGGAGGGCAGGGCGGCATCGGCCTGGCCGCGCGGCTGCGGCGGCTGAACGTGCCCACCATCGTGATCGAGCGGAATGAGAGCGCCGGCGATTCGTGGCGCAAACGGTACAAGTCCCTCGCCCTGCACGACCCGGTCTGGTACGACCACCTGCCCTATCTCAAGTTTCCCGATGACTGGCCGGTGTTCGCTCCCAAGGACAAGATCGGAGACTGGCTGGAGCACTACACCGCGATCATGGAGCTGGACTACTGGTCCGGCACCGAGTGCCTGGGCGCCGCATATGACGACGACGCCGGCACTTGGGAACTGCGGGTCCGCCGGCGTGGCGAAGAGGTCACGCTCCGTCCGCAGCAGCTGGTATTCGCGCTCGGAGTCTCCGGCTACCCCAATGTGCCGGAGTTCGACGGCGCCAAGGCCTTCCTCGGCGAGCAGTACCACTCCTCGCAGTACCCCGGCGGCGGAGACCAGGCCGGGAAGAAGGCCCTGATCGTCGGTTCGAACAACTCGGCCCACGACATCGCCGCCGATCTCTGGGAACACGGTGCGGACGTCACCATGCTGCAGCGCTCCTCCACTCATATCGTCCGAAGCGATTCGCTGATGGAGTTCGCGCTCGGGGACCTCTACTCCGAGCGGGCGCTGGCCGCCGGCACGACCACCGAAAAAGCGGACATGCTCTTCGCCTCACTCCCCTACCGGATCCTGCCCGACGCCCAGATCCCGATCTACGACACCATTGCCGAGCACGACGCCGAATTCTATGACCAGCTCCGCGCGGCGGGGTTCGACCTCGATTTCGGTGAAGATGGTTCCGGCCTGTTCCTGAAGTATCTGCGCCGTGGCTCCGGCTACTACATCGATGTCGGCGCCTCCCAGCTGATCATCGACGGGCGGGTGAAGCTGAAGCAGGGCCAGGTCGCCAAGCTCACCGGCAGCGGTGCGGTGCTCGATGACGGGACGGAACTGGACGCGGACATCATCATCTACGCCACCGGGTACGGGTCAATGAACAACTGGCTGGCGGACCTGATCTCCCCGGAGGTCGCCGACCAGGTAGGCAAGTGCTGGGGCTACGGCTCCGGCACCACCAAGGATCCGGGCCCATGGGAGGGCGAGCTGCGCAACATGTGGAAACCGACCAACGTGGAGAACCTCTGGATCCACGGCGGAAACCTGCACCAGAGCCGGCACTACTCAACCTTCCTGGCGCTGCAGCTCAAGGCCCGGATGGAGGGGCTGCCAACTCCGGTGTACGGACTGCAGGAGGTACACCACACGCGCTGACCCCTAACCCCGCCCATCGAGAGGCCAGTTACGGCTCGTTTCAGCGCTGAGAAGAGCCGTAACTGGCCTCTCGGCCTCTCGGCGGGGGACGGGGGACGGGGGAGGTGACCACGCCCTACGGTCCCAGACGACGCAGCCGGTACTCCAGCTTGGCGCGGCGGGTGCCGTCGTCGTCCATGAAGTGCGTGCGGTCCACGTACTGGGTGCCGAAGCGGTGCAGCAGCACGTCGTCGGCCGCGCGCACATGCCCGGGCGGGAAACGGTACTCGATCCGGCGTGCGGCGAAGGCCCAGTCCGCCGTCTTGAACAAGGCGTACGCCAGCGGAACGGTATCCACCCCATTGGCCCGCAGCACGTCAACCAGCCATTCATACTGTTCAGCGCGGCTGCGCGGATTCTGCGGCAGCTCATGCTCCAGGATGCCCCGGACCGCAGCAGCGGTGAGCTCCAGTGAAGGTTCCGTGGCTGCCTGCACCGATTCGCGTTCGTCGAGCGCTTTTTGGGCGGTGACCACCTCGTTGATGGTGTCGAACTCGCGGTCAGCCAACTCGATCAGCCCGGACGCCAGCGTGAAGGCCCGGTTGACCTCTGGAGGCACCTCGCCGCCGTTCTTGTAGCGGATGTCGTGCTCGAACTCAGCCCAGGCATGCTGCAGGATGGTGCGCAGCTGCACCTCAAACCGCTGGCCGGCAAACGCGTCGCACCCCGGCGGCGGCCGGCGGGCCGGAACGGCGAGGACCAGGTGCTGGCCGGAATAGCCGAACTCTCCGCGGGAGCGCTGCTCGCTGGCTTTGTCGACGTGGCCGAGCTGGTCAAAGGCTCCGGCGAGCGCCCCAATCGCGCTGCTGATGTCCGATTCGAGGAACAGGATGACCCGCAGCCCGATGATGTCATCAATGTCCTGCATCCCGCCCGGATACTTCGGCGCACCGTCTGGCAGCAGCCGGGACAGCTTGGTGTTCAGCGAGCCGTGGCCCTTCACCCGGTGCTGGATGTCGTGGTAATTCAGCCCGTCATCCCCGAGCCGCGCGACGACGGCGGAGTGGATGGCGGACTCAGCTGCCTCAAACTGCGGACGCACGGCTTGGAAGGCCTGGGTCCATTGCTCAACCTGGTCGCTGTGGACCGGCGGAATCTGCACGTTTTCTCCTTGCCGGGTTGCGGGGCCGCCCACCGCGGATGCGGCGGCCGTCTCTCCGGTAAAGGTACGACGCCGAACCCACCCCACCAGTGTTTGTCCGGTTCCGGCCAAAGACAACACCTGCCCGCGGACCCGCGGCCCGGCGGTGCCGGTTGGACCCGGGCTATGGTTCCGGAAAAGCGTTGAAAGCCGCGCCCGGCAGGCGAAGAATTGGCAGAGCATGATTCCCAGCCTTCCCGTCCCCGGTCCGGACGGCCTGGTGTATTCGAGGCGGAGGAACCCATGACCCAGACTCCAGCTCCTGATGCAGCGCCCAACGCCGTCGCCTGGCCCCAGCCCGCGAACAGCCTTTACCCGGCCCTGGCGGATACTCTCAGCGGATCCCTCACCCTGTTCGGTGACGACGGCTACGATGCCCAGCGCCGGGTCTGGAACGGGATGATCGATGTGCTGCCTGCCGCCGTGGTGCGTGCCGCGAATACCGAGGATGTTGCAGCTGTCCTCGCCTTTGCCCAAGCCACCGGGCTTCCGCTGGCGGTCCGCGGCGGCGGCCATAATGTGGCCGGGAACGGCACGGTCGACGGCGGCATAGTGCTCGACCTGGGCGATCTGCGGGGCGTCGAGGTCGATCCGGCAGCGGGCACGGCGACCGTCGGAGGCGGCGCCACCCTGTCCGACGTCGACTCGGCGACCGTACCGCTGGGCCTGGCCGTTCCGCTGGGGGTGGTCTCGGGAACCGGCGTCGCGGGCCTGACCCTGGGCGGCGGCGTCGGGTGGATGACCCGGTCGCACGGGCTCAGCGTGGATAACCTGCTGGGCGCCGACGTCGTGCTCGCGGACGGGACCACGGTCCATGCCTCCGCAGAGGAAAACCCTGAACTCTTCTGGGGCCTGCGCGGCGGAGGCGGGAACTTCGGCGTCGTCACGTCCTTGACGTTCCGGGCGTGGCCGCTGCCCGAAAGCGTCTACAGCGGGAACCTGATCTATCTTGGCGACCGGTTCGAGAATGCCCTGCATGCCTTCTCCGCGTGGAGCGCCGATGTGCCCGATCAGCTCACCACGATCGTGTCCTTCCTGGTTCCGCCCGCGGAGTGGGAGCAGGGCGATGATCCGATCATGGCGGTCGGCTTCGCCTGGGCGGGTGAGGACCAGGCGGAAGCGGAGGCCGTCATCGACCGGCTGCGGGCCCTGGCCGCCCCGGATGCCGAACTGGTGCAGCAGACGCCGTGGCTGGACTGGCAGTCCGCGGTGGACGGCGTGTTCCCGCACGGATCCCGTGCCTACTGGAAGAACACGTCCTTCAACTCCCTGGACCCCGCTCTCATCGACGTGCTGGCCCGCCGTGCGCGGGAACAGTCCTGGCGCGGCACCGGGTTCGACCTGCACCACATGGGCGGTGCGTTTGGCCGGATACCGGAGGACGCGACGTCGTTCCCGGTCCGCGACGCCCGCTACTGGCTCAACATCTACGGCTATTGGAATGATCAGGCCGACGACGAGCACCACACGGCGTTCGTGCGGGGACTCTCAGCAGACATGGAACCGCATGCCGGCGGCGGGCAGTACGTGAACTTCATGGGCGCCGAAGACCCGATCCAGGCTGCGCCGGGCGTCTATTCCGGCGACAAGCTGGCGCGGCTCAGGGCTTTGAAGCAGTCCGTGGACCCGGGCAATCTGTTTCGCCGCAACCACAACATTGCGCCGGGTACTGTGTGAGCACCGCGGCAAGCCGCGCGCGCTCTCAGCTCAGTTCAGTCCAGTTCAGTTCAGTTCAGCGCCAGTAGTTGTTGGCGGCCGCGATGGTGGCAAACTCGATGGCCACCACCTGCGATGAGGCGATCAGTTCCTCCGGGTCCGTCGAATACACGTCACGGCCCGCCTTAAGGACGTTCTCGTCGGGCTGGATGGCGTAAATGCTGTGCAGGGCCATATCCAGCGCCAGCTTGCGGCCCTCCTCCGGCGTCGCGGTGATAAGGGAATTACCCGGGATCAGTTCCATGCTGCACCTGGTTTCTGTTGGTTGCTGTACTTGGCTCCTTGATCCACGATCCCAGTACCGGCGGACGGCCGGTAGCCCCGGGGGCGGTTCCCCGCCCCTGCAGCCTCAGGCGCCGGGCCGGGGCTCAGGCCTCCGGCGTGCTACCGCCGGCGGTGCGGTAGCTCCAGAGTTCGGCGCTGACGCCGACCGGCTTCTGCCGCTCCTTGTCCGCCCCCTCGCCGTGTCCGTGGCCGTGGCCGAAGTTCTTGGATGCGACCCAGTCCTGGAAGGCCTTCTCATCCCGCCAGCGCGTCAGAACCAGCCACGTGGTCCGGTCATCCGTGGGCTGGAGCAGTTCGAAGCCTTCAAATCCGTCCTGGTTGTCG harbors:
- a CDS encoding hexameric tyrosine-coordinated heme protein; the protein is MELIPGNSLITATPEEGRKLALDMALHSIYAIQPDENVLKAGRDVYSTDPEELIASSQVVAIEFATIAAANNYWR
- a CDS encoding antibiotic biosynthesis monooxygenase family protein, whose translation is MSIIKINAITVPADSGDELAHRFAARAGAVDNQDGFEGFELLQPTDDRTTWLVLTRWRDEKAFQDWVASKNFGHGHGHGEGADKERQKPVGVSAELWSYRTAGGSTPEA
- a CDS encoding FAD-binding oxidoreductase; the protein is MTQTPAPDAAPNAVAWPQPANSLYPALADTLSGSLTLFGDDGYDAQRRVWNGMIDVLPAAVVRAANTEDVAAVLAFAQATGLPLAVRGGGHNVAGNGTVDGGIVLDLGDLRGVEVDPAAGTATVGGGATLSDVDSATVPLGLAVPLGVVSGTGVAGLTLGGGVGWMTRSHGLSVDNLLGADVVLADGTTVHASAEENPELFWGLRGGGGNFGVVTSLTFRAWPLPESVYSGNLIYLGDRFENALHAFSAWSADVPDQLTTIVSFLVPPAEWEQGDDPIMAVGFAWAGEDQAEAEAVIDRLRALAAPDAELVQQTPWLDWQSAVDGVFPHGSRAYWKNTSFNSLDPALIDVLARRAREQSWRGTGFDLHHMGGAFGRIPEDATSFPVRDARYWLNIYGYWNDQADDEHHTAFVRGLSADMEPHAGGGQYVNFMGAEDPIQAAPGVYSGDKLARLRALKQSVDPGNLFRRNHNIAPGTV